The Amblyomma americanum isolate KBUSLIRL-KWMA chromosome 3, ASM5285725v1, whole genome shotgun sequence genome window below encodes:
- the LOC144123265 gene encoding uncharacterized protein LOC144123265 produces MAATPTKPTTPSVPSDEELAVYRDPWFHRYFYAGVMTPPTGPLYDFKGAPITRPTDIHTWSVVQLVQAEGPAPSSAPSSPSIIMERDERGQRKRPSKGRRISWSALEVPDLDTKLDLPK; encoded by the exons ATGGCAGCTACCCCGACTAAGCCGACGACGCCCTCTGTGCCTTCGGACGAGGAACTGGCTGTTTACCGGGACCCTTGGTTCCACCGCTACTTCTACGCGGGAGTCATGACGCCCCCTACTGGACCGCTGTACGACTTCAAAGGCGCCCCCATCACCCGCCCCACTGACATCCATACGTGGTCCGTTGTGCAGCTGGTGCAAGCAGAGGGCCCAGCGCCCTCCTCCGCGCCTTCATCGCCGTCCATCATCATGGAGCGTGACGAACGC GGCCAGCGCAAACGACCTAGCAAGGGACGCCGGATTTCGTGGAGTGCCCTGGAAGTGCCGGATTTGGACACTAAGCTGGATCTGCCGAAGTGA